A region of Vitis riparia cultivar Riparia Gloire de Montpellier isolate 1030 chromosome 12, EGFV_Vit.rip_1.0, whole genome shotgun sequence DNA encodes the following proteins:
- the LOC117926016 gene encoding LOW QUALITY PROTEIN: malonyl-coenzyme A:anthocyanin 3-O-glucoside-6''-O-malonyltransferase-like (The sequence of the model RefSeq protein was modified relative to this genomic sequence to represent the inferred CDS: inserted 2 bases in 1 codon) — translation MRLPLTFFDFLWLHSHLVQTLFFYKFPHSKTHFIENTIPSLKHSLSLALKHFYPFVGNLLFPPNLGEPEIRYVDVSVQQGTLVAPAFSVQVTLFPYSGISYGFTTNHVVADGNTSIRFIKLWATINKLQREPMMLEGEILPFCDRTMVKDPNKPVTCAYTWAGIVKARAWSGEEVSENELEHFGFVADCRARLDPPLPENYFGNCLVPCLLSKEYSTXIDEDGFIIASKLIGEAIREKLGSKEGVLKGLEKLSSNFEPPNLERLVGVAGSPRFAVYDIDFGLGKLKRENS, via the exons ATGAGACTCCCGCTCACCTTCTTTGATTTCCTATGGCTACATTCCCATCTAGTCCAAACCCTCTTTTTTTACAAATTCCCTCATTCTAAGACCCACTTCATAGAGAACACCATCCCTTCCCTTAAACACTCACTCTCCCTTGCTCTCAAGCACTTTTATCCCTTTGTAGGAAATTTGCTATTTCCTCCAAATCTTGGAGAACCTGAAATTCGTTATGTGGATG TGTCGGTACAACAAGGCACCCTAGTAGCACCTGCTTTTTCTGTTCAAGTAACACTTTTTCCCTACTCCGGAATTTCTTATGGGTTCACCACGAACCATGTTGTGGCAGATGGTAATACTTCTATTCGATTCATAAAGTTGTGGGCTACCATTAATAAATTGCAGAGAGAGCCCATGATGTTAGAGGGTGAAATCCTTCCATTCTGTGATAGGACCATGGTAAAAGACCCCAACAAGCCAG TAACATGTGCTTACACTTGGGCTGGCATTGTTAAAGCTCGAGCTTGGAGTGGTGAGGAGGTGAGTGAGAATGAGTTAGAGCACTTTGGTTTTGTGGCCGATTGTCGAGCCCGTTTGGACCCGCCATTGCCTGAAAACTATTTCGGAAACTGTTTAGTGCCATGTCTTCTAAGCAAAGAGTATTCAAC AATAGACGAAGATGGTTTTATAATTGCATCCAAGCTTATAGGAGAAGCAATTCGAGAAAAGCTTGGAAGCAAGGAGGGAGTTTTGAAAGGTTTAGAGAAATTGTCCTCGAATTTTGAACCTCCAAACTTAGAGCGCTTGGTTGGAGTTGCTGGTTCACCAAGGTTTGCAGTTTATGACATAGATTTTGGATTGGGGAAATTAAAAAGAGAGAATTCATAG
- the LOC117927019 gene encoding phenolic glucoside malonyltransferase 1-like, with translation MMNVLEECRVSPPPNAVGEKSLPLTFFDLLWLHLHLVQSLFFYKFPHSKTHFIETTIPSLKHSLSLALKHFYPFAGNLLFPPNLREPEIHYVDGDSVSLTFVESNRDFDYLIKNHQRKIAHFHPLVPQLPPVSVQQGTIVAPVFAVQVTLFPNSGISFGFTCDHVVADGNAFIRFIRLWATIHKLQREPLMLEGEILPFYDRTMVKDPNKIGSIFWQHQQKSKFVGYRPLLPTSNILAAFLLSQADLQRLKKRVMVQCPTLLHVSSFTVTCAYTWTCIVKARAWSGEEVSENELEHFGFVADCRACLDPPLPENYFGNCLVPCLLTAKSTHLIDEDGFIIAANLIGEAIQEKLGSKKGVLEGLDKWVVNFSSINMERAVGVAGSPRFSVYDIDFGLGQLQKREFISIDETRSISLHEGKDNKRDIEVGLSFPKIKMDAFASIFTNGLSVYD, from the coding sequence ATGATGAATGTGTTAGAAGAATGTCGAGTCTCTCCACCTCCCAACGCTGTGGGTGAGAAGTCTCTCCCACTCACCTTCTTTGATTTGCTATGGCTACATCTCCATCTAGTCCAAAGCCTCTTCTTTTATAAATTCCCTCATTCTAAGACCCACTTCATAGAGACCACCATCCCTTCCCTTAAACACTCACTCTCCCTCGCTCTCAAGCACTTTTATCCCTTTGCAGGAAATTTACTATTTCCTCCAAATCTTAGAGAGCCTGAAATTCATTATGTGGATGGTGATTCAGTTTCATTGACCTTTGTTGAGTCTAATAGAGATTTTGATTACCTCATCAAAAACCACCAAAGGAAAATTGCTCACTTTCATCCTCTTGTGCCCCAATTGCCTCCAGTGTCGGTCCAACAAGGCACCATTGTAGCACCTGTTTTTGCTGTTCAGGTAACACTTTTTCCCAACTCTGGAATTTCTTTTGGGTTCACCTGTGACCATGTTGTGGCAGATGGTAATGCTTTTATTCGATTCATAAGGTTGTGGGCTACTATTCATAAATTACAGAGAGAGCCCTTGATGTTAGAGGGTGAAATCCTTCCATTCTATGATAGGACCATGGTAAAAGACCCGAACAAGATAGGTTCAATTTTTTGGCAACATCAGCAGAAAAGTAAATTTGTAGGATATCGACCACTGCTCCCTACCAGCAACATCCTGGCTGCATTTTTACTAAGTCAAGCCGATCTTCAGCGACTCAAAAAAAGGGTTATGGTTCAATGCCCAACGTTGTTACATGTCTCAAGTTTTACAGTAACATGTGCTTACACTTGGACTTGCATTGTCAAAGCTCGGGCTTGGAGTGGTGAGGAGGTGAGCGAGAATGAGTTAGAGCACTTTGGTTTTGTGGCCGATTGTCGAGCCTGTTTGGACCCGCCATTGCCTGAAAACTATTTCGGTAACTGTTTAGTGCCATGTCTTCTAACTGCAAAAAGTACGCACCTAATagatgaagatggttttataaTTGCAGCCAATCTTATAGGAGAAGCAATTCAAGAAAAGCTTGGAAGCAAGAAGGGAGTTTTGGAAGGTTTAGATAAATGGGTCGTGAATTTTTCATCTATAAACATGGAGCGAGCTGTAGGAGTTGCTGGGTCACCAAGGTTTTCAGTTTATGACATAGATTTTGGATTGGGACAACTACAAAAGAGAGAGTTTATATCAATAGATGAAACAAGGTCCATATCACTTCATGAAGGCAAAGATAACAAACGCGATATTGAAGTTGGTTTGTCATTCCCCAAGATTAAAATGGATGCTTTTGCCTCTATCTTCACTAATGGCCTCTCGGTCTATGattag
- the LOC117927066 gene encoding malonyl-coenzyme A:anthocyanin 3-O-glucoside-6''-O-malonyltransferase-like: MASFEMVNVLEHCRLAPAPGTVDEKSLPLTFFDIPWLHFPLIQHLFFYEFPYPKSHFIDTIIPLLKHSLSLALKHFYPFAGKLIFPPNFGKPEIRYVSGDAVSLVFAESKKDFNHITGNHQRNVAEFHSLVAQLPPVSILSDSLVAPLLAVQVTLFPNSGICIGFTFRRVTADGNACTRFIRSWASINKVGRETTMVESGTLPFYDRTMVKDPNGLASVFWDHVGKIKFEGSQRQLSTNKVIATFILGQSHVQQLKKWVLSQCPTSSHVSTFTVTCAYVWTCMVKARERSGEKVTEDELEHFVFGADCRALLQPPLPATYFGNCLVSCFATTKTKELMGDNGFIVAAKTIGEAIQERLRKKEGVLKDAEKWISEFETRKEDRIVGVAGSPRFAVYDIDFGLGKPKKSEVVSIDMTGSISLNECKNDKESFEIGLSLPKIKMDAFEDIFANGFQV; the protein is encoded by the coding sequence ATGGCTTCATTTGAAATGGTGAACGTGCTTGAGCACTGCAGACTAGCCCCAGCTCCGGGCACAGTCGATGAGAAGTCACTTCCTCTCACCTTCTTCGACATACCATGGCTGCATTTTCCTCTAATCCAACACCTTTTTTTCTATGAATTCCCTTACCCTAAGTCCCATTTCATAGACACCATTATTCCACTACTTAAACACTCACTTTCCCTCGCTCTCAAGCACTTTTATCCCTTTGCTGGAAAGTTGATATTTCCTCCAAATTTTGGTAAGCCTGAAATTCGTTACGTCAGTGGCGATGCTGTTTCCCTAGTCTTTGCAGAGTCTAAGAAAGACTTCAATCATATCACTGGAAATCACCAACGAAACGTTGCTGAATTTCATTCTCTTGTAGCCCAATTACCACCAGTGTCCATATTATCAGACTCACTGGTGGCCCCACTTTTAGCTGTTCAAGTGACACTTTTTCCGAACTCTGGGATTTGTATTGGATTCACTTTTCGCCGTGTAACTGCAGATGGCAATGCATGTACAAGATTCATAAGATCATGGGCTAGTATTAATAAAGTAGGCAGAGAGACCACCATGGTGGAGAGTGGTACCCTCCCATTCTATGATCGGACCATGGTCAAGGACCCGAATGGGTTAGCATCAGTTTTTTGGGACCATGTGGggaaaataaagtttgaagGGTCTCAACGTCAGCTCTCCACCAACAAGGTCATAGCCACATTTATTCTGGGCCAATCCCATGTCCAGCAGCTCAAAAAATGGGTCCTGTCTCAATGCCCAACATCATCACATGTGTCAACTTTCACAGTGACATGCGCTTATGTGTGGACCTGTATGGTAAAAGCCCGAGAAAGAAGTGGTGAGAAGGTGACTGAAGATGAATTAGAACACTTTGTTTTTGGGGCAGATTGCAGAGCTCTCTTGCAGCCCCCATTGCCTGCAACCTACTTTGGTAACTGCTTGGTATCATGCTTTGCaactacaaaaacaaaggaACTGATGGGGGACAACGGCTTCATAGTCGCAGCCAAAACGATAGGAGAAGCAATTCAAGAGAGGCTTCGGAAGAAGGAAGGAGTATTAAAAGATGCAGAGAAATGGATATCAGAGTTTGAAACTCGAAAAGAGGATCGAATAGTCGGAGTCGCAGGATCACCAAGGTTTGCAGTCTATGATATAGATTTCGGGTTGGGGAAGCCTAAGAAAAGTGAGGTGGTGTCGATAGATATGACAGGTTCCATCTCACTTAATGAGTgcaaaaatgacaaagaaagtTTTGAGATTGGCTTGTCTCTTCCCAAGATCAAGATGGATGCCTTCGAGGATATCTTTGCTAATGGGTTCCAAGTTTAG